GGTCACTTTGGGGTCCACTTCGCTACCGTCTGTCAAAGGCAGACCAAGCCAGACATGCTTTGAATCCACCGACATGGACCTCATTCTCCTCATGATTTTTTTTTATAAATCACAAGTTAAAAAATTTGTAACCGTATTTTATATAACAAATTAGCAAAGTCCACTACTGATTTTCTGATTTACGTTCTCGACAGAACCGAAAGTCTGTAATAAAAATGATTCCTGATCATCCAGTCAATTATGCGCAAATGGTATTAGATAATTCCACTGACGCCATTGTACTGATGGGAACCAATTATTCTGTCCTAGCCTTCAATCAAAATTTAGATACCACCATCCAAGAATACTCTGGAAAGATTCTAAAAACAGGAGATGACTATCGAGATTTTGTCATTGCCGCCGACAAAGACGTGTTTTTTGAACTCTTCCAAACTGCAGTTCGTGGGGAAAGTGTTACAATCGAACGGTTAGCCAGTCTCAACCAAATTTCCGTTTGGTATGAATACAAAATGGCTCCCACTTATGATAAGGACAAAAACCTTTTAGGAGTCTGCTTACGTGCAAAGAATATCGATGCAAAAAAGAAAATGGAAATTGCTCTTTCCGAAAGTGAACAGAAATTTCGTAACCTAATAGAATCAGCACCAAACGCCATACTGATCGTAGACTCTAGAGGAAAAATCATTCACTGCAATTTAGAAACAGAAAATACCTTTGGATTTTCAAGAGAAGAAATCATCAACCAATCAGTAGAACTCCTCGTACCCTTCCATCACAGAAATGGTCATGATCGTATGATCGAAGGCTATTTCCAATCGCCGAGACCTATGAGAATCGGAAAAGACCAAGTGACGACAGCGGTAAAAAAAGATGGAAGCGAAATTTTTGTGGAAGTGAGTTTGAATGGTTTTGTTGTCAACCAAACAAGTTACGTATCAGCAATCATCGTGGACATCACAGAAAAAGTATTGGCGGATCAAAAAATCAAAAACCAAATCCAAGAATTAAAAGAAATCGCAAGAATCCAATCACATGAGATTAGAAGTCCACTTTCGAATATCCTTGGCCTTGTCAATCTTTTGGAATCGGGAATGCCAGAAGAAACTAAAAAAGAAATTTATACACACTTACGAAAGTCAGCTACCGATCTAGATACTTTAATTTGTGGCATAGTAAAAAAAACTGCCATCAGTCTCTCGCAATAAAAAGTATCAAAGTTTTCCAAAAGCCAATCCTTAACTGTATACTTTTTAATTATACAACTGTATACTTTACTAAATCCTTCTTTCGGATAGAATCGAATCATGAACCAAAGCCTATTCATTGTCGATGCTTTTACGAATTCTTTATTTTCAGGAAACCCAGCAGCAGTGTTATTGCTTTCGGAGTGGCCCGAAGACCAGTGGATGCAGAATATCGCGAAAGAAAATAATCTTTCAGAAACATCCTTTCTAGTAAAAGAAGGAGATGAT
This genomic stretch from Leptospira meyeri harbors:
- a CDS encoding PAS domain S-box protein → MIPDHPVNYAQMVLDNSTDAIVLMGTNYSVLAFNQNLDTTIQEYSGKILKTGDDYRDFVIAADKDVFFELFQTAVRGESVTIERLASLNQISVWYEYKMAPTYDKDKNLLGVCLRAKNIDAKKKMEIALSESEQKFRNLIESAPNAILIVDSRGKIIHCNLETENTFGFSREEIINQSVELLVPFHHRNGHDRMIEGYFQSPRPMRIGKDQVTTAVKKDGSEIFVEVSLNGFVVNQTSYVSAIIVDITEKVLADQKIKNQIQELKEIARIQSHEIRSPLSNILGLVNLLESGMPEETKKEIYTHLRKSATDLDTLICGIVKKTAISLSQ